The region CTGTATACCGGAATGTACAGGAAATGCTAAAAACAATGAACCTCTTAAAGGATCAGTTTGAAGACGTGGAGCTGAATGCGGCCGCGGCAGCTCCCGCCAGAGTTGGTCTAGAGATTCCACCATCCTCAGGACCAGATGCCCTCGTATCCTTTGCCAAGTACTTTGCACAGGAACACAATGAAACCTCGAATGCTCTGGGCAAGACGGATAAGGCGGAGAGGCCAGACAAGTCTGGAATACAGCCTAAGATACCAGTGAAACCACCACCACTTCCCACTATCAAGCCATCGGACACCACGGCGCTGCTGACCACTTCGGAGAATCCTCCAGCCATTAGTGACAATGCGGACGACATCAAGAAGAGTCTCCTGAGTGATACCACCGTGAAGAAGTACAGCAATCTGTTTGGCCTGAAGTCCGCCCAAGGTCGTGGTGCCGGAGAGGGGGACATTAGCGCGGGATTGCTCTCTAACCAGCCCAATGGAACCAAGTCCGAACCCGGTTCAAAGTATCAGCAGTTCCCCCAGATTGGCAGCACGGATTCTACTGTTGGTGCCTTGGCGGAGAAACCAGAGTCTCGCAAGATCGCCCAAATCTTCTCTAATGCTCTGTCCAGCTATCTTGATAACCCAGCTACTTTCCGTGCAGAACTGGCGGCTCGTGCTCGTCCCACGGAGCCACCAAGTACTCCCAACTTTAGACCCGTGACCACAACGGACCCCACGCTCTTCAGCGACGGAACAGCCAAATATTACCTGCCCACTAAGGGAGTACCAGAGGCTACCGTGCCCACACCGAACAGCATTGCGGCGGAAATAAACCACAAATTCGATTCGACTCCAACCCCAGACTACTCCACCACCACTGAGCTGTACGAAGGAAGCACAAGTCGCAGCCAGGATCTGGAGTTCTCGGGAGAGCTTTCGCCACCAAGTCAGGATTCCGGCGAGGAGTtcctgcagcaacagcaaacgCAGTCATTCGTAAAGTCCCGCAACGATCTGCTCAAGGATGCTAGGCCGCAGAAGCTCGTAACCACCCACAAGCCCACTGAGCACCCCTGGGCGCTGAAATCCCAGACGGACTTCCTGGATCCCCTGACCATCAACGATGGCCTGATGAAGGAGCAGAGGACTTCCACCACCAGTACCACGACATCTACGTCCACAGCAGCCTCTCCGTATGCCTACAGGGTGACCACGCCCACGCCATCGCGATACGAGTGGGAGGACATCTTCCGGAGTTACGACATTCCCAGGGACGCCTTGCCCTCCAGCAGTGGTCTTCAGAGAATTGCGAACAAGCTGTTCGGCGGTCTCAACGAACAGGAGGCACTGCATCTGCGCAACGTGATGGCTAAGGCGGAGCACGATCGCCAGGTGCTgagcctgctgctgctgctcatcCAGACCTGCGATGACCACAACGGCAAGGCTCTGGAGAGGAGCAGGAAGCACCTGCTGAACGCACTCATCGATATCGACAGCAAGACGCCGGTCGGGGGAAAGACCTCCCGGCAGAGACtaaccaccaccaccaaccgCATCCCGGTGACCACGTTCCGACGAGGTGGTTCAGCCGCAGGCGAGTACTTCACTAGTACCACGCCGGGCTACACGACAACCACGGATCTGCCCACCACAACAGGATTGGGGGAGGGCAGTTACGAGGAGACCACCAAGTTCGAGATACGCGTCGAGGATCTGGAGGAGACCACGACGACGACGGTCCCGCTGCTGGAGGTCAACTCGGACCGGAGGGCCCTGGAGCTGCTCAAGTCATTATATTCGCTGGCGTCGAAGTTCAGCAGCAGGCGATAGAGCGAGGGCGGTGGCGGTTCCTAGACCTTGCGAGTTAATGCCTAACTTTAGTCAACTCCACTCTCCCCCTCTTCAGTTCAGTTTGATTTTCTCAAAGCTATAAACACCCTATTTCAATGATTTTGATTCTGAACCACTTACTTGTTAATCGACTTCGTTTAGCCAATGCAAATGCGCAATTAGTTTGTAAATATGTAATCGAAATTCTCGACGAAGAGAGCCCTGAAATACTCCCGCGCCGACACAGGCATAGACTTGGTTGTTCCTGATGCCCAGCCAAGCAGTTTCCGCTTAAGTTTAATCGAGAGTTGTATTAAATTAGTTTCTTACTGCTTAGTCTTAACGAACGAGAACACTTTCCATCCAGCATCCAGCATCCAGTATCCATTATCCAGTAGGAGCGATCTGTTCGAACAATCTGTACGTCTTGCTGTctgtttgtaaatatttatttaaacttaataaagtacatataaaaataaataaaaaagatcaATCGACGTGTCTTATAGGACGGGAGACTAATGGGAGATGAATGCAAGGGGTTGAAGCTAACTGATTAAATCATTACTACTGACATTAGCTGGGGTTTCAAGTAATCCCAAGAGCCCATCACAGACCGCCTTGACACAAATCGACTGGCTTTTGCGTTTCCCGGCTCTAATATAAATCAATGGGGAGGTCGAGCGATCGTGTAATCAGgcgaaatttaaatatttttgtcatTGCTACTGAGTGCATTTATAAGAAAAACGAATTTGCCGCTCTCAAGGACAAGTAGAGTCGTATTGAAATTACATTGCACTTGAAAAGGCCATAATATTGAATTGATGAATACGTAACttatattacgtatacgtcaTGTAGGGTCGCGCTGATATATGAATTCTGATAACTGGCCGCCGTCCCCGAACAATGGATAATCCAGCGTCGTAAATCTGCTAAAGCGCAGGCACAAACGAACTGACGAACTGTCGTCGGTCTTTGGGGCAGCTGCCACATAAATATGGCAAAGATGCCGCATCCAAGTCGGGCTTTCAGTTTGGTATAAATTTCTAACAGCGTTCTAGGTTGGCCCGCAGTTGCTTCTCAAGTTTTGGACAGTTCACAGGTCGTCGGGCGAAAGGATTAGTAGGACATCTCACTAGAATAGTAATTCAGTGCTACGGAATCCTCTCCGGCATGATGCAAGTGCCCCTGCAACGCTGCTCGTGCGTCGCGGCAGGTGAGTTGGCCAACAAGTCGGACTAGATGACCCAGACCCAACCCACTGCGGCGCGTAACTCAACAGTGACGAGCGATCGGCTGTCCGCCCCATCATTCCCAGCACTATTAGCACTTCCTTTGGAGGGCGTCTGTCTGTCTAACTTTTTGCTGCCTTGCATATTTACGAGGCATGCGTCTTGCCTTCGGCCCACCGGCTGCCGCAATTCTTGGCAGCCAATTGATGTTGCGGTGCGTTATTTCTGCAATTGGCACCGTGGAATTTTGGGTCTAAAAAGTCTACTCAGAAGAAAAATGTAGTAAGCAATGCAAttgcaaaaaagaaaacgttttaaaagtttaattacCCTTACTGGCGGTTTTCTAGAGAATGCCATACATAACGACATTACCACTATTAATACTTCTGGTGTACAACATTAATCAAATTGTGTTATTGAGTAACTGTTTCACAACTTGCTAAGGGGTAATAAGAACTTTCAGAtacttaaaaacttaatacatttttttggatcctttattaatattattattaaattataaattttgcttGGCAATATTATCTGAACCTTGGTATACAAAACTCCGAACCGTTTCTCCTCAAATCTGTTATATTCCAAATGCTTCAGTAAGAGATACACTCAAGTTAGACCTGAAACCACGGTGCCCGCAACTTGGGAGTAGGAAGCTGATAAATAAAGATCGCGGTGCAGAACCGTCTAAGACGCGCTATCAGCGCCCAGAATCGCGACGTACTTGGCCTTAATATGGGCTGCGAAACTCTTTGCTGCCATCGCCATCGATGGCTGGCAGGGCGTTCATTTCCATTTGGTGCGTCGGCGGTTCCACAGCTCGGAGCAGATCTTCGCCAGATTCCCCAAACTATTAGAAAGCGTTAATGTTGGCCCGTTTAATAATTCCAGTTCTGGTGCTGCTCTGGAGCGGCGGCTTGGCCCAGTTGCAGGTGCAGGTGAGCTTTGAGGACGCTCCTGAAAGTCTCCACTCCTaagttgaaatttttttttttggcaggcTCAAAGTGGCTACAACTATGGGCGTCCCGAGGTGGCCAATGTGGGAGGGGCCACCGCTGGAGGTCGCTTGACTCCTGGACCGTACCCCACGGCCTCGGCCATTCCACTGACCCCCGCACCGGCAACCACGGCATATGGGGCGGGATTGTTTCCCTCACCTGCGGTTGGATTTACACCCAGCGGTCAGGCCACCACGGCTTTTGGAGCTCCTGCCGTTGTGGGAGCCAGTAACACCGTTAGCCAGCAAAGGAGAACTTCGTCTGGAGGACTACCTACTCCGTCATCTCGAGGTGGACCCTATGGACCACAGACTTCTCAGTACGGTAATACTCCCGGTGGCTCTCCTATTCGAGTTACTAGTGGAACTGGAGACAGCGGGGACTACAACGATGGCGAAGGCGACTACTCGGCTATTCCGGGTGTACCTGGAGTAGATTATCCCATTTACGCCCAGGTGCCGCGGACCAACTTCGACTGCTCGCAACAGCCCCTGCCCGGTTACTATGCGGACATCGAGGCGCAGTGTCAGGTCTTCCACATCTGCGCCCTTAACCGCACGTACTCCTTTCTCTGCCCCAACGGCACGGTGTTCAGCCAGGAGACGCTGGTCTGCGTGTGGTGGAACCAATACGACTGTGTCTCGGCACCCAGCTTATACGCGAATAATGCGTACATTTATGATTACTCTGGAGGAAGTGGCGCCAACCTGGGAGCCGCAACCGCTAATAATGCCTATCGTCCGGCTGCCGCTTCCACCACTGCCTTTGGGACACCTGTCGCCACCGCCGGAACCCTTCGAGCGACCGGCGTGCCCCAGGTGGCAGGCTACAATTCCGGACGGGGGTCCTATCCTTCGGCTTCGCCCACACCAGTCGCTCCGGCTCAGAGCCCGTATGGCGCTGGTGCCGTCCTTCGACCCGCCATCGTCCCAACCACCGGAGGCAGTCGATTGCCGCCGTCTGGAGCTGCTGTCGGTCTACTGGCCACCGCCGCCGGTTCTCTTCAGGAGAACTCAGTGGCTGCCTTCGGCCAACAGTCGCAGTCTCCGTTGGTGACAGGTGGCAACCGAGAATATTTGCCACCGGCCAGCGTTGGACAACGGCAGCGTGGAGGCACCTCTGCATAGACATCAAGACCCTGGCGAACCCTGGCTCCTGTACCCGGTTTTATGGCATTAGACTTAGCGACCCTAGATTTAGCCTCTGTATAGTATGTTTGGAGCTCCCAACATAGATCTGTGTAATTAGTTCTTAAACccattctttaaaatatactaaaaataaCTTCTAACAAAAAAACCGTAAAGGGTGGGTACTTAACTAAAGCAAATGTTGAATCATTTTTATCATCAGTAGCTTTTAATTACGTTCGAACTAAAGTAGGACGCTGGAATATATAAAAGCAACATTGATTTTAGTTTGTTGAggtttcatatttaatttaacaattatTGTAGTGCactaaaaaaatcaatttgtaaattatGCTTCCCCTTCTTTTGTGAAACTTTGGCGTCTCGCAACAGTTTTCCGTACTCCTGTTTGAAGTCCGACCGGATATACAAATGTTTTCCCTTCTTTAGTTTCGCCTGCCCAGCCTTTGGCAGCGGTATCGTTGGATTAAAAGCCATCTGTGTGCTGTCGTATTGCGTGAACAGTTCGTGAGAGGTgctaaaacaataaataattggtCAGAATCACAAATATACCCAAAATTCCATGATTATTTACAGCTTGCCGATTTCCGTGGGCAGGGCTCCCTCGCCAGACGCAGGAACTCCGTGGGCAATGTGGACTGCCATGCGTCGCACGGTAGGATGATAGTGACGTGCCAGAAGAGCGAGCTCATACAGCGCTGTGCTGGCCGCATTGCAATACTCGGGATCGTCCAGCTCAGGGTCATACCGTCCTGAACCGATGCTGGTATCCGTATCCAATAGATTGTCCAGCACGGAAGTGAGCTGGAAGGTCTGTTTAATGGTGCCCAGTGTGGCCAAGGTGCCGTTATGAAGCAAATGCAGACTTCCAGTGAGCAACCGCTTCACGAAGGCCATTAGACGCTGTTGGCTCATATTTCGACGTCGCTTCACCAGCACCTCATCAAGAGTTCGAAGGATAATAGTAAAGTCGTCGTGATTCTTGCCCGCCTGAACGGCGAGCATATTCCGGTAGAAGTGCTGGTAGAATCTGATTGGGTCGATGTTAAGGACTTCACCCTGACCAGAAAGGATAACGAATATGGTCTGGACGCAGTGCAATCTCTCCCGATAACCCAGCTCTTCTTGATCCTCCAAAATGCGGTTGAGCACATCGATTAGATCAGagaaaaattccaaattaatAACATGCGCAAATctaaaaagtaataaataaataaataaaagcaggTTCAAGGAATGAGATTAACCATAACCACTTACTCTGCCAAACCCTCTAAAATGGCGCTCAGTACTCGCGATGTGGGATCGTTCTTTAGCACGCGGAAATAGATGGTAAACACCATTTTGATGATCTCGGTGAGCTTCTGGTGCTTGTCTTGCTTATTCTCCTCGGCACGGGTCTCCTCCAGTTCCCTGTTAACCTCGGTAAGCTTCTT is a window of Drosophila biarmipes strain raj3 chromosome 3R, RU_DBia_V1.1, whole genome shotgun sequence DNA encoding:
- the LOC108027420 gene encoding uncharacterized protein LOC108027420 isoform X2, which codes for MRYGQLNLLRALVLLVFLGYTSAESKYRTPARILAKQTGATQFEEERYEAHTNCNEHKHHLKKRASDEDVDYEVYQGVVGRPGIDFPIYPRIPKTSFSCRSYGNGYFADMETDCQVFHICEEGRKISFLCPNGTIFQQSELTCDWWFKVNCLGSSGYYAESAEILNKQRVHRVRPSVPVQGFNIVGGGLNIKPKVTPVAGQGRSGPRANPDRRIDSTEDVPASVESVDFDDVSGEKQRKVLPSIDSNSNDHETQITAESSSFVSGSGKRRTNKDSNPNRNDDITVLKPSRNRAQVASQERGVSTERARNGQRGQHRYSGSEEHSKEKEKPSASQSKEKPEFFEAHSTKTLPQTTPHYSTGSHATVRRLEPSKSTPFYTPTVPSLVKSKSTEGKLNYIKGGHVATTPNPHRFGGASSGIFLESSVAPKVKPTASASIELDSTFKPIIIGMRHHYDVASSGEFRPPAKSSESRDYLPTTPSPSATSSGPTYLPKSAKSPRGNAAAAAGDDVLLFAPNPVKEESVYRNVQEMLKTMNLLKDQFEDVELNAAAAAPARVGLEIPPSSGPDALVSFAKYFAQEHNETSNALGKTDKAERPDKSGIQPKIPVKPPPLPTIKPSDTTALLTTSENPPAISDNADDIKKSLLSDTTVKKYSNLFGLKSAQGRGAGEGDISAGLLSNQPNGTKSEPGSKYQQFPQIGSTDSTVGALAEKPESRKIAQIFSNALSSYLDNPATFRAELAARARPTEPPSTPNFRPVTTTDPTLFSDGTAKYYLPTKGVPEATVPTPNSIAAEINHKFDSTPTPDYSTTTELYEGSTSRSQDLEFSGELSPPSQDSGEEFLQQQQTQSFVKSRNDLLKDARPQKLVTTHKPTEHPWALKSQTDFLDPLTINDGLMKEQRTSTTSTTTSTSTAASPYAYRVTTPTPSRYEWEDIFRSYDIPRDALPSSSGLQRIANKLFGGLNEQEALHLRNVMAKAEHDRQVLSLLLLLIQTCDDHNGKALERSRKHLLNALIDIDSKTPVGGKTSRQRLTTTTNRIPVTTFRRGGSAAGEYFTSTTPGYTTTTDLPTTTGLGEGSYEETTKFEIRVEDLEETTTTTVPLLEVNSDRRALELLKSLYSLASKFSSRR
- the LOC108027420 gene encoding uncharacterized protein LOC108027420 isoform X1, with product MMLMPLKGNSKYKMRYGQLNLLRALVLLVFLGYTSAESKYRTPARILAKQTGATQFEEERYEAHTNCNEHKHHLKKRASDEDVDYEVYQGVVGRPGIDFPIYPRIPKTSFSCRSYGNGYFADMETDCQVFHICEEGRKISFLCPNGTIFQQSELTCDWWFKVNCLGSSGYYAESAEILNKQRVHRVRPSVPVQGFNIVGGGLNIKPKVTPVAGQGRSGPRANPDRRIDSTEDVPASVESVDFDDVSGEKQRKVLPSIDSNSNDHETQITAESSSFVSGSGKRRTNKDSNPNRNDDITVLKPSRNRAQVASQERGVSTERARNGQRGQHRYSGSEEHSKEKEKPSASQSKEKPEFFEAHSTKTLPQTTPHYSTGSHATVRRLEPSKSTPFYTPTVPSLVKSKSTEGKLNYIKGGHVATTPNPHRFGGASSGIFLESSVAPKVKPTASASIELDSTFKPIIIGMRHHYDVASSGEFRPPAKSSESRDYLPTTPSPSATSSGPTYLPKSAKSPRGNAAAAAGDDVLLFAPNPVKEESVYRNVQEMLKTMNLLKDQFEDVELNAAAAAPARVGLEIPPSSGPDALVSFAKYFAQEHNETSNALGKTDKAERPDKSGIQPKIPVKPPPLPTIKPSDTTALLTTSENPPAISDNADDIKKSLLSDTTVKKYSNLFGLKSAQGRGAGEGDISAGLLSNQPNGTKSEPGSKYQQFPQIGSTDSTVGALAEKPESRKIAQIFSNALSSYLDNPATFRAELAARARPTEPPSTPNFRPVTTTDPTLFSDGTAKYYLPTKGVPEATVPTPNSIAAEINHKFDSTPTPDYSTTTELYEGSTSRSQDLEFSGELSPPSQDSGEEFLQQQQTQSFVKSRNDLLKDARPQKLVTTHKPTEHPWALKSQTDFLDPLTINDGLMKEQRTSTTSTTTSTSTAASPYAYRVTTPTPSRYEWEDIFRSYDIPRDALPSSSGLQRIANKLFGGLNEQEALHLRNVMAKAEHDRQVLSLLLLLIQTCDDHNGKALERSRKHLLNALIDIDSKTPVGGKTSRQRLTTTTNRIPVTTFRRGGSAAGEYFTSTTPGYTTTTDLPTTTGLGEGSYEETTKFEIRVEDLEETTTTTVPLLEVNSDRRALELLKSLYSLASKFSSRR
- the LOC108027375 gene encoding uncharacterized protein LOC108027375, whose amino-acid sequence is MMQVPLQRCSCVAAVLVLLWSGGLAQLQVQAQSGYNYGRPEVANVGGATAGGRLTPGPYPTASAIPLTPAPATTAYGAGLFPSPAVGFTPSGQATTAFGAPAVVGASNTVSQQRRTSSGGLPTPSSRGGPYGPQTSQYGNTPGGSPIRVTSGTGDSGDYNDGEGDYSAIPGVPGVDYPIYAQVPRTNFDCSQQPLPGYYADIEAQCQVFHICALNRTYSFLCPNGTVFSQETLVCVWWNQYDCVSAPSLYANNAYIYDYSGGSGANLGAATANNAYRPAAASTTAFGTPVATAGTLRATGVPQVAGYNSGRGSYPSASPTPVAPAQSPYGAGAVLRPAIVPTTGGSRLPPSGAAVGLLATAAGSLQENSVAAFGQQSQSPLVTGGNREYLPPASVGQRQRGGTSA